The nucleotide window atttgccatgagggcttgggatgcattcacagccagtaaagttactggaaaagtttgttaacatgtctggggatggagcggaaatcctccagggacatctccatgaagcgctcctggaggtactccaaaagcctttgcagaaggtttctgggcaaggcagccttgttccatccaccatggtaggacactttaccacgccatgcatgtagcaagtaatcgggtatcattgcatgacaaagcctagctgcgtatggtcccgatgattgcaggcattcaagaaacatccattctttatctcactctgttatcctcagcagagtgatatcgttcatggtaacctggttgaaattaaggaatttaattaaggggacagagagatggccattttcctactgggctgttgcttaaaagaaagccttccttgcacgtagcaaagtggggggaggggtggggtaatggtgctgagctttttagcgtttggccagcgggaatcttcccagctaccagccacgcagtggcggggggggggagaaaggggggtgattagcagtgatcttccatgataccagccatgcggtggggggaggagtaaagcaatcctagagaattggattggggaggggaggggttggtgtctgctgctgcttgttaacaggaaagaagcagggcactgtgtatatgaaggctggagaagctgtggcttaccatgaccgcatgaaagctgaattgtgatgcccagacctgcgtctgtgagatctgtaacaccagagccgcaggcactcaatattaaaagtttccaaatgcgaccttgtagtgaaatcacatgtgctatgtaaggtgaatagtgttgttcactgtgaaagagtataaccattgttctgtaaaatgtatctttttaaatccttctctccctattttccctccctcatgcagctgcacatttttcaagcctccctactccatcccgaaggctagctcagataaggcggaggaagaagaggacgcaagatgaaatgttctctgaaatcatggaagtaacccgcaatgaaagagctcatctgaaggagtggaaggacatggtagcaaagtacaggaaagatgccagtgaacgtgaggacaggagggaccaatgtgaggataggagagacgttcaagatgagaggtggtggcaggaagatcagaggtgtaggcaggaagatcagtggtggcgggatgcaacgctggagctgctgtgtgatcaaactgacatcctccgacgtctggtggatcttcaggaagagcagcggggtcatagagtgccgctgcagcccatgtttaatcaccctcagtactcaccatgttccatatcttcctcacccagacgtgtaagaacgcgtgggggaaggctttgtgcacccgcccactccacccccgtggacagtccaatcAAAAGGCtttcattacattgaaatgtgcttaatggccttttccttccctcctatcctcctcccaaaccacacccaggataccttgttaattctcttcctctttttataattacatgctttttaaacgatagtgactttatttccttaagcaagctgtaatcgaagggggagggtgggttgcttacagggaatgacttttaataaagaatacatgctttttaaacaatagtgactttatttccttaagcaagctgtaatcaaagggggagggtggattgcttgcagggaaggagtcaataaagcgggggaggttcatgaaggggaaacaaacaaagcagtcacaccgtaccctggcccgtgatgaaactcgttttcaaggcttctctgatgcgcaccgcttcctgcccctggtgtctggctgcgcgtaatcaggggccaggtgatttgcctcagcctcccaccctgccatgaaggtctcccccttactttcacagagattgtggagcacacagcaagcagcaataacaaaggggacattggtttggctgaggtctgagcgagtcagtaatgtgcgccagcgcgcatttaaacggccaaatgcacattctaccaccatcctgcacttgctcagcctgtagttgaacagctcctgactactgtccaggttgcctgtgtatggcttcatgagccatggcatcaagaggtaggctgggtcacccaggataacgacaggcatttcaacatccccaactgttattttctggtccgggaagtaagtcctttgctgcagccgtttaaacagagcagtgcttctgaagacgcgagcgtcatgaacccttcctggccatcccacgtggatgttggtgaaacgtcccttgtgatccaccagtgcttgcagcaccattgaaaagtaccccttgcggtttatgtactgggtgccctggtgctccggtgccaagatagggatatgggttccatctatcgcccctcacagttagggaatcccattgcagcaaagccatccactatgacctgcacgtttcccagagtcacaacctttcatagcagcagcttaatgattgctttggctacttgcagcacagcagcccccacagtagattttcccactccaaattgattcccgactgaccggtagctgtctggcgttgcaagcttccagagggctattgccactcgcttctccactgtgagggctgctctcatcctggtattatggcgtttcagggcaggggaaagcaagtcacaaagttcaaagaacgtgctcttacgcatgcgaaagtttgcagccactgcgaatcatcccacacctgcaaaactatgcggtcccaccagtctgtgcttgtttcccgggcccaaaatcggcgttgaATGGGTAGAAcgtcccccattaccagcaggagctccaaagcgcaggggcccgtggttagggagaaatcagtgtccaggtcctcatcactctcgtcgccgcgctgccgtagctgcctcctcctcacctgcctttgcagttcatggttcaccatagactgcacgagaatgtgcgaggtgtttacaatgtccacgattgcgctattgatctgagcagggtccatgcttgctgtgctatggcgtttgcttagttcacccaggaaaaaaggcgcgaaatggttgtctgctgctttcaggaagggaggggtgaggctgtacccagaaccacctgcaacaatgatttttgccccatcaggcactgggatctcaacccagaactccaaggggcaggggagactgcgggaactatgggatagctacggaatagctacccacagtgcaatgctccggaaatcgatgctagcctcggaccatggacgcacaccgccgaattaatgtgcctagtgtggccgtgtgcaaacgactttataatatctgttttataaaaccggtttatgttaatttgaaattatcctgtagtgtagacatagcctaagcataagcaagggatccccaagctgcttagcttgggttagccctaaaggacatacagagcttgcatattacagcaacatttattaccttttgaaacctaGGCCTGTAGCTCAtgtgtttgtttacctgctttaaccttgtacataactttcttgtttctttttcctaGATAACAAATCTTtaattagtttattacaggactggctagtAGCGTTGTCTTTGGTATGTGATCTCTAAGGTACAACTGGCCttgtcctttgggactggaaatAACCTgcatattgtgatttttggtgtaagggaccatctattgAAAAGGCAGGCTTGCCTGCATGGCAAGAGAGACCGGAGTGCACAagtggactgtctgtgactccacgttaaggctgttatagtgcttgaagagtttacatttgttactgtgtgggtgaaatctaattatagaacatacaaccagtttgAGGTTTGTGCCTTGTTCCTGgccagtctgccctgagattggcACTCAGGCTTGTGAGCTGCTCAAGACACCCTGCTATCCTGTCCCTTTTGTTGAGATACATTTTTTCCATAACAAGCATCAGTGTATTTCTGTCAAGACTTTACCACTGTGAGGCCAACAAGCTGTTCATTTAATATGTTCAAAATTCCAGGAACTAGCATGCTCAGCAAAGGCGCTAATAGATCTCATGCTGGCTGTAATGAGTTTATGCAGGAGACATGGGAACACACGAGTTTCCAAGAAGCCAAAGAGCACATCtaagcagaaaaaaaacccaccacagcagcaagtctcagagcctgggtcaacttaTTGGGGCTTTGAGCTTGTGCTGCAGAGCAAAAAATAGCAatgcagacattcaggcttgCGCTGAAGACCAGGCTCTGAGATCCACCCCCCACCACTGGGTTTCAGAGCTTGGGCTCAAGTCTGAGCTCGAATGTCTAAACCACTATTTTTTTGCTCCACAGCATGAGCATGACTCCGTTGACCCAGAAGCTGAGACTCATTGCCCTGGGTCTCTTTTTTTGCTTTGTACATGCACCCTGAGTTATTGAGCACTACTGTTATATCCATTTGCTCTATACATCAAGCCTCACTGTAATAATATATACAGTATTATGATCTTTAACAGGATACATACATTAGGCAAAATGACTACAGCTACACACGCAAATGAACAAATGTCCATACACCTTGAGTTCCAGCTTTGTCTCTCTTGTTTACCAGTATCACACACAGTTTGGAACTCTACACAACACACAGAGTCACATAGTGCATGAAGAATATAAATGCAAGAAAATGCATCTTGACACTCATTGGCCAAAACTGAGACGTCACTTAAGTATACTGTTTTGGAAATAATGGGGCAATCTAGAAGCTTTCTGATGTTTAGAATATTAAAgggaataattattttattattcttaaACTGTATATATTTGGTCAGAGATTGAtatggtgctttacaaacatacaGTACGACACATTTCATGCGCTGTTAGTTTGCTAGTCTAAGGTAAATGGGAAACAAATACAAGACAATATGGAGGGCATTCCAGGGACGGGAAAGCAGGGAGAGATTAATGGAGTAGGGAAAAGGTGATGAAAGCATTTCTGGAAAAAGTGGATTTTACCATGAGAAGTTTGGCAGAGTGGAAGATTATTCCAGGTATAGGGTAACGACATGTACAGGGTAACAAGAAGCCAAGAATGAAAACAGAGGTGCAGTTAAGCAAGAGGACTAGGAGAGGTGCAGGGAGAAAATGGAGTAGGTAGAAATGACAGCAGAAATGTAAGtagagagaggactttggttgATATGGTCAGTGACAGAAAAGGAAGGTGACTTTCACAGTGAATACCTGAGAATGGGTTGGCAGGTTAGCAGCACCAGGCCTGATTTTCTGCtccattacaccagtgtaacagagcGGAAGACCAGGCCTAGTAGGCCTGACTAAGGTTGGTGTAGATCAgaagtaactccagtgaagtcactggaatTACACATGTATAACACTGTGAGTGACAGAAATCAGAATGTGGCCCTACGAGCTTGTCTACACGCAGACTCACGCGGCTAGCACTCAGTTTGTTCTCATTCATACCCTTTGGGTATTTTGGTGTAAATCTGCAGTTGGACGCTTATCTTATGGCATAAAAGCGTCCTCACCAATATTAGAGTGGAGTAGGAAATGTTTTCCCCATCCTGTGAACATTTCTAGTGGCCTTCTGTACATTTTATCATAGTCCCATGTCTATTAGTGCTGTTTCTTCTTTGCTCAACAAGATAGCGTTCCCTTTCATACCCGTGTTGAGTCATGTATAATTATATCCAGAGATCAACCTTATAATGATTTGTGAACCACGATGGATGCTGTACAATAAACACCAGTCACTAATACCTCAGCAATCCTGCAGGAGCGAGGGGTGGAAGCATACTTATGTGTTACCGATAATTGGACTGATTCATCACAGGGATAGaaggttatttttgttttcatttttcaaattttGTTATGCTAATGACTTGTAATTATACACCGGTTTTATCTGAAAGgagctcaaaacactttacaaactgaTTTACCAATGAGGGGGCCAAGCGTTCCCAATAAATgcgcagcatggtcagtgatGCAAAATAACTTCTGGGTCCAtgtttaaatgaaagcagaaggGGGCCAGATCAGGGGACTTgaaatctgggttctgttcctgcctaaggtcttgtctacactgcaagtgttTTGTCAGTATAGCTAAGTCAGCAGAGCCCCTAGAGTAGACATAGCTGATGCCGACAGAAAGCGTTTTTCTTTTCACATAGGCCCAGTCTATACTACAGACCTAGAGTAGTATAATTATATCACTCacagatgtgaaaaattcacacccttgagcaatgtagttataccaacattaaacccctgtgtagacagtgctatgttgaagGGAGAGATTCTCCCAATGACATAGCCACcgcctctcagggaagtggattatcTATGCCGACTTTCTCCCATCATCACAGCAGCATCTTCATTTAAGGACTACAGCAATGCTGGCTAAGAGGTGTGGCTTTTTTATGCCTCTGACCGCgccaacaaaactttgtagtgtaggctTGGCCTtaaccactgacctgctgtgtgagccCAGGATGATCACAGGTTGGACAGTGATCAGTGAAGGAGGCAGCTATCATATGCTTTTATCCTCCTTGTTGAATATATGGTACCCCCATGGTGCTCAGAGCTGTACACATAGAAGTGTGCACTAGAAGCCATATGCAATGCAGAACAACGCATCAGTATATTCACAGACAAATGAGAAGCAAACTTGTCAGAAAGCTTCTCGCTAACACTCTTTCAGTACATTGAGTCTAACAAGTTGAACGTAGGgatgaaacaaaaacagaaaatgccAACTGCACACATTATTGGTTGTTTATGCTAAACTGTGCTTAATTTTCCATAGAAAATAACTAGATCTTGCTTGGGTTATACAAAATATGCGATGCGATGATTTTCACTGTGCAATCATTGATGGAGTATGTGTTACTTACTTATTCATATATATGATCATTATTTGAGCCCTAGGGCTGGTTGAGTAATAACACAACTGCTCAGGGAAATGTTTGCAATGCAAAGTGCTGAGTTCAGTTTGCGACGATGTGATGCTGTGTATGAGAAAGATGGCCATTTATcgcattgttgctaccactgttatacaattgcaacaaatcttgtgcaATATAAGTCATGTAAGgggtcaatggaaaagttacagtATCAAACTGTAGGGgagaaatagctcagtggtttgagattggcctgctaaaccccgggttgtgagctcaatccttgagggggccatttggggaacagGGCTGAaaatctgaggattggtcctgctttaagcagggggttggactagatgacctcctgaggtcccttccaaccctgatattctatgaaatatggttatattatattatatatatggtTATATAATCCACGTACCATCTTTGCATCTAAAGTTCTGAATATTGGCTGCCAATCTAgactggaagatatgctttagtcagtCACAAGATATTGGGCTCAACTGAGTGAAATTCCATGGCTCCGATTATATAGGAACTCAGActttctggtcttaaaaatctatgaatctcatAGTCAGTTACATCACCCAAACAAATGGTTTGTGAACAACCCATAGGCTGAAATTTCTCTATATATGAATGCTTGAGCCAATAACTGCAAGTGACGAATATATTTCTCACAGTATATATCTGAGCACAACTGTAATATTCGTTACAAACAAATCGGCGGCAATGATAAATTTAATGAAATATGTTTCATGTCATGAATATTCAGTGAATACCTATAAATAATGCATAACATGACCAAACTCATTACTGTCTGTCTCTGAATCAAAATGCTTATAATTGTGCACTCCTCCAATTATAGCTAAATTCTGTCCTGTTTACCTTCTAAAGGAGAGAAATGCATTTACATTTGGGTTTTTCCCCCCAGGAAGTTTCAAGTGCAATTGTAGTCTTTAATGTGGCTGAACAGGATTCCATGTTTATTATGACTCAGTGATGTCCTGATGATTTGTGTTCCGTTTCCAGACTACAGGAGTATGTGCTAATGTTATAACAGTGTACATTCTGTAAAGGTTTTGACGAGCTCTTACAGAGCCTTTGGGCTGTCTGTGTTGTTCACACTGAGTTGTGCAGGCTTCTCAACTAATGATAATGGAAATGTGACATCCCACCCATAGCTCAAGTATATGTATTACCCATACTTGCATTATTTTGATCACCCTCTACCTTTATAGTTTCACGCCACTTTTCTCCctctgaaaaaaaattagttaCCATGGAAACCATCTTGTTAGTTCAAGCCGAGCTTGGTGACATCCACAAGTTCAGTGTAAAAGTGTGGGGGTTTATGGTAGATAGCCAAAGAGTGGTCTAATGTAACTagtagtgagtgagtgagagacaaagagaggctGAGACAtacaggagctggaggagggagcaggggcggGTAGAGAATGGAGAAGAAGAGGACAGAGACAAGCTGGGAGGATGGGACAGAAGGGTCTATAACCACTAGATCATACTCACAGAAGACAGGGAAAGTTGTCCATATTGACACATCTTGCCTACTTCATCTTCTCTTCTGCTTCATGAACAAGGCTGAAATGATCAATTATGAACAGAGAGAAATATCAAATGAAACTAATTGGTTTCCTCAGATGATACACTTGTATCTCTGTCTCCCCAGGACAAAAATAGTAAAACAACTTCTTTTATCCATGTCATTACTTTCCTCTGCTATTAGCACCTCTGTTATAAAGGACCGCAGTGGATCAAGAATGTGCATTCTTCAGCTGTTAGATGAATCAATGGTGATAAAAGATGGCTTCCCAGGGCACTTTTCTGTCTGCCTTTGCTGAAAACTAAACCGAATGACTTCTGTGAAGTAATCTTATTTTGATAATGAATAGATAGTAGCTGTGGCCTTGATTT belongs to Gopherus flavomarginatus isolate rGopFla2 chromosome 10, rGopFla2.mat.asm, whole genome shotgun sequence and includes:
- the LOC127030155 gene encoding uncharacterized protein LOC127030155, with the protein product MMGKGHTRDAVQCRVKVKELRQAYQKTKAANGRSGSGPKTCRFYAELHAILGGCATTTPSLSVDSEVGVIISILDEDSAEGEDEEEEEEEEDDLAASTQHSVSPNSQELFVTQTELPSQPSQATSPDSEAMEVTSAAHFSSLPTPSRRLAQIRRRKKRTQDEMFSEIMEVTRNERAHLKEWKDMVAKYRKDASEREDRRDQCEDRRDVQDERWWQEDQRCRQEDQWWRDATLELLCDQTDILRRLVDLQEEQRGHRVPLQPMFNHPQYSPCSISSSPRRVRTRGGRLCAPAHSTPVDSPIKRLSLH